In a single window of the Elaeis guineensis isolate ETL-2024a chromosome 6, EG11, whole genome shotgun sequence genome:
- the LOC105047745 gene encoding E3 ubiquitin-protein ligase At1g12760 isoform X1: MAVPFLEPQGEVDQTDRNPLLMERPVNDSGHEHVIIITRGDVASTSISHDGDHNDSDELHYEDGPSTSAQAPTSRSSSSSPTASNSRNVSSIRRGDNHGRRRRSPLNSGLWISIELIVNVSQIIAAVIVLSLSRHEHPQAPLFAWVIGYTAGCIATLPHLYWRYIHRNGQGSEQETEHSRQSSSQNNLPESTSYATITFNQALEGENRHSAGAVLRFGQNLIISSPRYRMLSRLSAMVDHYKMALDCFFAVWFVVGNVWIFGGHSSSSDAPNLYRLCIAFLTFSCIGYAMPFILCATICCCLPCIISILGFREDLGQTRGATNEAINALPTYKFKAKRSRNRGSEINSENLGEGGIVAAGTDKERVISAEDAVCCICLAKYADNDELRELPCSHFFHMVCVDKWLKINALCPLCKSEVGDTAGSIFSTHFGRRHSDRRFGSGADATRSAI, translated from the exons ATGGCTGTTCCCTTTCTGGAACCACAAGGTGAAGTCGATCAAACCGATAGAAATCCTCTGCTGATGGAGCGACCAGTCAATGATAGTGGACACGAACATGTCATTATTATAACAAGAGGCGATGTTGCTTCCACATCAATCTCTCATGATGGTGATCACAATGACTCAGATGAATTGCATTATGAAGATGGACCTTCAACGAGCGCACAAGCTCCAACTTCTAGATCATCTTCATCATCACCCACTGCATCCAATTCTAGGAATGTTTCTTCCATCAGGAGAGGTGATAATCATGGTCGCCGGCGTAGAAGCCCTTTAAATTCTGGTTTGTGGATTTCAATTGAGCTTATTGTGAATGTGAGCCAAATTATAGCAGCTGTCATTGTTCTTTCCTTGTCAAGACATGAGCATCCGCAAGCTCCATTATTTGCATGGGTCATAGGCTATACTGCAGGATGTATTGCTACTCTACCTCATCTTTATTGGCGCTACATTCATCGCAATGGTCAAGGCTCTGAGCAAGAAACGGAGCATTCACGTCAGAGTTCTTCCCAAAACAACCTTCCTGAGTCAACTTCATACGCTACCATTACTTTTAATCAAGCTTTGGAAGGAGAAAACCGCCATAGTGCTGGGGCAGTCTTACGATTTGGACAGAACTTGATAATCTCTAGTCCAAG ATATCGCATGCTCAGCAGGCTCAGTGCAATGGTTGACCATTACAAGATGGCTTTGGACTGTTTTTTTGCTGTGTGGTTTGTTGTTGGCAATGTCTGGATCTTTGGTGGGCACTCATCTTCATCTGATGCTCCCAACTTGTACAG GTTATGTATAGCTTTTCTCACATTCAGCTGTATTGGGTATGCAATGCCATTTATCCTGTGTGCCACGATCTGCTGCTGTTTGCCTTGCATAATATCTATTTTGGGCTTCAGAGAGGATTTGGGACAGACTAGAGGAGCTACCAATGAGGCGATCAATGCACTGCCAACCTACAAGTTTAAGGCAAAGAGAAGCCGAAATAGAGGGAGTGAAATTAATTCAGAGAACCTAGGTGAGGGTGGGATCGTGGCAGCTGGAACTGACAAGGAGCGAGTTATTTCTGCTGAAGATGCT GTTTGCTGCATCTGCCTTGCAAAATATGCAGACAATGACGAGCTCCGTGAGCTTCCTTGCTCTCACTTCTTCCACATGGTGTGTGTGGATAAATGGCTCAAAATCAATGCCCTATGCCCCCTTTGCAAGTCTGAGGTAGGGGATACCGCGGGTTCAATCTTCAGCACACACTTTGGCAGGCGCCACAGCGACAGGAGGTTTGGGAGTGGTGCAGATGCCACGAGATCTGCAATATAG
- the LOC105047745 gene encoding E3 ubiquitin-protein ligase At1g63170 isoform X2: MAVPFLEPQGEVDQTDRNPLLMERPVNDSGHEHVIIITRGDVASTSISHDGDHNDSDELHYEDGPSTSAQAPTSRSSSSSPTASNSRNVSSIRRGDNHGRRRRSPLNSGLWISIELIVNVSQIIAAVIVLSLSRHEHPQAPLFAWVIGYTAGCIATLPHLYWRYIHRNGQGSEQETEHSRQSSSQNNLPESTSYATITFNQALEGENRHSAGAVLRFGQNLIISSPRLSAMVDHYKMALDCFFAVWFVVGNVWIFGGHSSSSDAPNLYRLCIAFLTFSCIGYAMPFILCATICCCLPCIISILGFREDLGQTRGATNEAINALPTYKFKAKRSRNRGSEINSENLGEGGIVAAGTDKERVISAEDAVCCICLAKYADNDELRELPCSHFFHMVCVDKWLKINALCPLCKSEVGDTAGSIFSTHFGRRHSDRRFGSGADATRSAI; the protein is encoded by the exons ATGGCTGTTCCCTTTCTGGAACCACAAGGTGAAGTCGATCAAACCGATAGAAATCCTCTGCTGATGGAGCGACCAGTCAATGATAGTGGACACGAACATGTCATTATTATAACAAGAGGCGATGTTGCTTCCACATCAATCTCTCATGATGGTGATCACAATGACTCAGATGAATTGCATTATGAAGATGGACCTTCAACGAGCGCACAAGCTCCAACTTCTAGATCATCTTCATCATCACCCACTGCATCCAATTCTAGGAATGTTTCTTCCATCAGGAGAGGTGATAATCATGGTCGCCGGCGTAGAAGCCCTTTAAATTCTGGTTTGTGGATTTCAATTGAGCTTATTGTGAATGTGAGCCAAATTATAGCAGCTGTCATTGTTCTTTCCTTGTCAAGACATGAGCATCCGCAAGCTCCATTATTTGCATGGGTCATAGGCTATACTGCAGGATGTATTGCTACTCTACCTCATCTTTATTGGCGCTACATTCATCGCAATGGTCAAGGCTCTGAGCAAGAAACGGAGCATTCACGTCAGAGTTCTTCCCAAAACAACCTTCCTGAGTCAACTTCATACGCTACCATTACTTTTAATCAAGCTTTGGAAGGAGAAAACCGCCATAGTGCTGGGGCAGTCTTACGATTTGGACAGAACTTGATAATCTCTAGTCCAAG GCTCAGTGCAATGGTTGACCATTACAAGATGGCTTTGGACTGTTTTTTTGCTGTGTGGTTTGTTGTTGGCAATGTCTGGATCTTTGGTGGGCACTCATCTTCATCTGATGCTCCCAACTTGTACAG GTTATGTATAGCTTTTCTCACATTCAGCTGTATTGGGTATGCAATGCCATTTATCCTGTGTGCCACGATCTGCTGCTGTTTGCCTTGCATAATATCTATTTTGGGCTTCAGAGAGGATTTGGGACAGACTAGAGGAGCTACCAATGAGGCGATCAATGCACTGCCAACCTACAAGTTTAAGGCAAAGAGAAGCCGAAATAGAGGGAGTGAAATTAATTCAGAGAACCTAGGTGAGGGTGGGATCGTGGCAGCTGGAACTGACAAGGAGCGAGTTATTTCTGCTGAAGATGCT GTTTGCTGCATCTGCCTTGCAAAATATGCAGACAATGACGAGCTCCGTGAGCTTCCTTGCTCTCACTTCTTCCACATGGTGTGTGTGGATAAATGGCTCAAAATCAATGCCCTATGCCCCCTTTGCAAGTCTGAGGTAGGGGATACCGCGGGTTCAATCTTCAGCACACACTTTGGCAGGCGCCACAGCGACAGGAGGTTTGGGAGTGGTGCAGATGCCACGAGATCTGCAATATAG
- the LOC105047744 gene encoding N-terminal acetyltransferase A complex auxiliary subunit NAA15 isoform X1: MGSSLPQKEANLFKVIVKSYETKQYKKGLKAADAILRKFPEHGETLSMKGLTLNCMDRKSEAYELVRRGLKNDLKSHVCWHVYGLLYRSDREYREAIKCYRNALKIDPDNIEILRDLSLLQAQMRDLTGFIETRQQLLTLKPNHRMNWIGFAVSHHLSSNVSKAIEILEAYEGTLEDDYPPDNERYEHGEMLLYKISLLEECGLLEKALEEMQKKEAKIVDKLAYKEQMASILVKLGFLEEGEKVYRSLLFMNSDNYRYFIGLQKCLGLYSENGQYTSDEIERLDALYKSLKEQYSWSSAVKRIPLDYLEGDKFWEAADCYVRPLLTKGVPSLFSDLSPLYDHSGKASILEELLLQLEDSIRMTGSFPGRTQKEPPSTLMWTLLLVSQHYDRRGQHDIALAKLDEAIEHTPTAIDLYSVKGRILKHAGDLAAAASLADEARSMDLADRYLNSECVMRMLQADQVGLAERTAVLFTKDGDQHNNLHDMQCMWYELASGESYFRQGDLGRALKKFLAVEKHYADMTEDQFDFHSYCLRKMTLRAYVSMLKFQDKLHSHEYFHRAAAGAIRCYMKLHDSPIKATTEEGDEMSKLPPSQRKKLRQKQKKAEARAKKEAEEKTEEEAFSGTSKPGKRQHTRPVDLDPHGEKLLQVEDPLLEATKYLKLLQNNSASSLATHILSFELNMRKQKILLAFQAVKQLLKLDENNPDCHRCLIRFFDKVSSFPAPVTDSEILIRNVLEAELPKISQLHGRSLVEVNQSFLEKHKDSLMHRAAAAEMLLVLEPEKKLEAIKLIEDSTNKLAPVRNGALGPVREWKLEDCIAVHKLLETVFIDEDAASRWKARCVEYFPYSTYFGGCRSSAVAFSVNHNIQNAPENGVLAYQEAKSEESHSLNGKLHAFKDLTI, translated from the exons ATGGGGTCTTCTCTCCCCCAGAAGGAGGCGAATCTATTCAAAGTCATCGTC aAATCATATGAAACCAAACAATACAAGAAGGGGCTGAAGGCTGCAGATGCCATATTGAGAAAGTTTCCTGAACATGGAG AAACCTTGTCGATGAAGGGATTGACATTGAACTGCATGGATCGAAAATCTGAAGCATATGAACTTGTTCGGCGTGGCCTCAAG AATGATCTTAAAAGTCATGTATGTTGGCATGTTTATGGTCTGCTGTATCGATCGGACAGAGAATACAGAGAAGCAATAAAATGCTATAGAAATGCTTTGAAGATTGATCCTGACAATATTGAAATTCTGCGGGACTTATCACTCTTACAG GCTCAAATGCGGGATCTTACAGGGTTTATTGAAACCAGACAACAACTTTTGACATTGAAGCCAAATCATCGAATGAACTGGATTGGTTTCGCTGTTTCTCATCATttgagttccaa TGTTTCAAAGGCGATAGAAATCTTAGAGGCTTATGAAGGGACACTAGAAGATGATTATCCTCCAGACAACGAGCGCTATGAACATGGAGAAATGCTTTTGTATAAG ATATCTTTGTTAGAGGAATGTGGATTGCTCGAAAAAGCACTTGAGGAAATGCAAAAGAAAGAGGCTAAAATT GTGGACAAATTAGCGTACAAGGAACAAATGGCGTCTATACTAGTGAAACTTGGTTTCCTAGAGGAAGGAGAGAAAGTATATAGGTCCCTGCTCTTTATGAATTCTGACAATTATAG GTACTTTATAGGCCTGCAAAAATGCCTTGGTTTATATTCTGAAAATGGTCAATATACATCTGATGAAATTGAAAGATTAGATGCATTGTATAAATCACTTAAGGAGCAATACAGTTGGTCATCTGCTGTTAAG CGAATACCACTTGATTATTTAGAAGGTGACAAATTTTGGGAGGCAGCAGACTGCTATGTTAGGCCTCTATTAACTAAG GGGGTTCCTTCATTGTTCTCTGATCTTAGCCCCTTGTATGACCACTCTGGCAAG GCAAGCATTCTTGAAGAGTTATTACTTCAGCTGGAAGATTCAATTAGAATGACTGGATCCTTTCCTGGAAG GACACAAAAGGAGCCTCCTTCAACTCTTATGTGGACTCTGCTTTTGGTTTCCCAG CATTATGACAGGCGGGGTCAACATGATATTGCACTAGCTAAACTTGATGAGGCTATAGAACACACTCCAACCGCTATTGATTTGTACTCTGTCAAG GGAAGAATATTAAAACATGCAGGTGATTTAGCTGCTGCTGCTTCTTTGGCAGATGAAGCGAGGTCTATGGATCTCGCTGACCGTTACTTAAACAGTGAATGTGTCATGCGTATGCTTCAAGCTGATCAG GTTGGGTTAGCTGAGAGGACAGCTGTGTTATTTACCAAGGATGGAGATCAGCACAATAACCTGCATGACATGCAGTGCATGTG GTATGAACTTGCTTCTGGCGAGAGTTACTTTCGCCAAGGTGATCTTGGGCGAGCTCTGAAAAAGTTCTTGGCTGTTGAGAAGCATTATGCAGACATGACTGAGGATCAATTTGACTTCCATTCTTATTGTCTGCGTAAAATGACTCTGCGTGCTTATGTGTCAATGCTAAAGTTTCAAGATAAGTTGCATTCACATGAGTACTTTCATAGAGCTGCAGCAGGAGCTATCAG ATGCTATATGAAGTTgcatgattctccaatcaaagcAACAACAGAAGAGGGTGATGAAATGTCAAAGTTGCCTCCTTCACAAAGGAAGAAACTGAGACAAAAACAGAAAAAAGCTGAAGCCCGTGCAAAAAAA GAGGCTGAAGAAAAAACTGAGGAGGAAGCTTTTTCTGGCACATCAAAACCTGGCAAGAGACAACATACCAGACCAGTTGATTTAGATCCTCATGGGGAAAAGTTATTGCAG GTTGAGGATCCATTATTGGAAGCTACAAAATATTTGAAGTTGCTCCAAAATAACTCAGCAAGCTCATTGGCAACACATATACTTTCTTTTGAGCTAAACATGAGAAAACAAAAGATTTTACTTGCTTTTCAG GCTGTCAAGCAGCTACTTAAGTTGGATGAGAATAATCCTGATTGCCACAGGTGCTTG ATAAGATTCTTTGATAAGGTTAGCAGCTTTCCTGCCCCAGTGACAGACTCAGAGATACTGATTCGGAATGTCTTAGAAGCAGAACTACCAAAAATAAG TCAGTTGCATGGGAGGTCACTTGTTGAAGTTAACCAATCTTTCCTTGAGAAGCACAAAG ATTCTTTGATGCATAGAGCTGCAGCTGCAGAAATGCTACTTGTTCTGGAGCCAGAAAAGAAGCTTGAGGCAATTAAGCTAATTGAAGATTCAACAAATAAACTGGCACCAGT CAGGAATGGGGCGCTTGGTCCAGTCAGGGAATGGAAACTTGAAGACTGTATTGCAGTCCACAAATTGCTCGAAACAGTCTTTATCGATGAAGATGCTGCTTCCA GATGGAAAGCACGATGTGTAGAATATTTTCCATACTCGACATATTTTGGAGGCTGCAGGAGCTCAGCTGTTGCTTTTTCTGTAAATCATAACATACAGAACGCACCAGAAAATGGAGTTCTGGCCTATCAAGAAGCTAAAAGTGAAGAGTCCCATTCGTTGAATGGAAAATTGCATGCCTTTAAGGACCTTACCATTTAA
- the LOC105047744 gene encoding N-terminal acetyltransferase A complex auxiliary subunit NAA15 isoform X2 codes for MGSSLPQKEANLFKVIVKSYETKQYKKGLKAADAILRKFPEHGETLSMKGLTLNCMDRKSEAYELVRRGLKNDLKSHVCWHVYGLLYRSDREYREAIKCYRNALKIDPDNIEILRDLSLLQAQMRDLTGFIETRQQLLTLKPNHRMNWIGFAVSHHLSSNVSKAIEILEAYEGTLEDDYPPDNERYEHGEMLLYKISLLEECGLLEKALEEMQKKEAKIVDKLAYKEQMASILVKLGFLEEGEKVYRSLLFMNSDNYRYFIGLQKCLGLYSENGQYTSDEIERLDALYKSLKEQYSWSSAVKRIPLDYLEGDKFWEAADCYVRPLLTKGVPSLFSDLSPLYDHSGKASILEELLLQLEDSIRMTGSFPGRTQKEPPSTLMWTLLLVSQHYDRRGQHDIALAKLDEAIEHTPTAIDLYSVKGRILKHAGDLAAAASLADEARSMDLADRYLNSECVMRMLQADQVGLAERTAVLFTKDGDQHNNLHDMQCMWYELASGESYFRQGDLGRALKKFLAVEKHYADMTEDQFDFHSYCLRKMTLRAYVSMLKFQDKLHSHEYFHRAAAGAIRCYMKLHDSPIKATTEEGDEMSKLPPSQRKKLRQKQKKAEARAKKEAEEKTEEEAFSGTSKPGKRQHTRPVDLDPHGEKLLQVEDPLLEATKYLKLLQNNSASSLATHILSFELNMRKQKILLAFQAVKQLLKLDENNPDCHRCLIRFFDKVSSFPAPVTDSEILIRNVLEAELPKISQLHGRSLVEVNQSFLEKHKDSLMHRAAAAEMLLVLEPEKKLEAIKLIEDSTNKLAPVNGALGPVREWKLEDCIAVHKLLETVFIDEDAASRWKARCVEYFPYSTYFGGCRSSAVAFSVNHNIQNAPENGVLAYQEAKSEESHSLNGKLHAFKDLTI; via the exons ATGGGGTCTTCTCTCCCCCAGAAGGAGGCGAATCTATTCAAAGTCATCGTC aAATCATATGAAACCAAACAATACAAGAAGGGGCTGAAGGCTGCAGATGCCATATTGAGAAAGTTTCCTGAACATGGAG AAACCTTGTCGATGAAGGGATTGACATTGAACTGCATGGATCGAAAATCTGAAGCATATGAACTTGTTCGGCGTGGCCTCAAG AATGATCTTAAAAGTCATGTATGTTGGCATGTTTATGGTCTGCTGTATCGATCGGACAGAGAATACAGAGAAGCAATAAAATGCTATAGAAATGCTTTGAAGATTGATCCTGACAATATTGAAATTCTGCGGGACTTATCACTCTTACAG GCTCAAATGCGGGATCTTACAGGGTTTATTGAAACCAGACAACAACTTTTGACATTGAAGCCAAATCATCGAATGAACTGGATTGGTTTCGCTGTTTCTCATCATttgagttccaa TGTTTCAAAGGCGATAGAAATCTTAGAGGCTTATGAAGGGACACTAGAAGATGATTATCCTCCAGACAACGAGCGCTATGAACATGGAGAAATGCTTTTGTATAAG ATATCTTTGTTAGAGGAATGTGGATTGCTCGAAAAAGCACTTGAGGAAATGCAAAAGAAAGAGGCTAAAATT GTGGACAAATTAGCGTACAAGGAACAAATGGCGTCTATACTAGTGAAACTTGGTTTCCTAGAGGAAGGAGAGAAAGTATATAGGTCCCTGCTCTTTATGAATTCTGACAATTATAG GTACTTTATAGGCCTGCAAAAATGCCTTGGTTTATATTCTGAAAATGGTCAATATACATCTGATGAAATTGAAAGATTAGATGCATTGTATAAATCACTTAAGGAGCAATACAGTTGGTCATCTGCTGTTAAG CGAATACCACTTGATTATTTAGAAGGTGACAAATTTTGGGAGGCAGCAGACTGCTATGTTAGGCCTCTATTAACTAAG GGGGTTCCTTCATTGTTCTCTGATCTTAGCCCCTTGTATGACCACTCTGGCAAG GCAAGCATTCTTGAAGAGTTATTACTTCAGCTGGAAGATTCAATTAGAATGACTGGATCCTTTCCTGGAAG GACACAAAAGGAGCCTCCTTCAACTCTTATGTGGACTCTGCTTTTGGTTTCCCAG CATTATGACAGGCGGGGTCAACATGATATTGCACTAGCTAAACTTGATGAGGCTATAGAACACACTCCAACCGCTATTGATTTGTACTCTGTCAAG GGAAGAATATTAAAACATGCAGGTGATTTAGCTGCTGCTGCTTCTTTGGCAGATGAAGCGAGGTCTATGGATCTCGCTGACCGTTACTTAAACAGTGAATGTGTCATGCGTATGCTTCAAGCTGATCAG GTTGGGTTAGCTGAGAGGACAGCTGTGTTATTTACCAAGGATGGAGATCAGCACAATAACCTGCATGACATGCAGTGCATGTG GTATGAACTTGCTTCTGGCGAGAGTTACTTTCGCCAAGGTGATCTTGGGCGAGCTCTGAAAAAGTTCTTGGCTGTTGAGAAGCATTATGCAGACATGACTGAGGATCAATTTGACTTCCATTCTTATTGTCTGCGTAAAATGACTCTGCGTGCTTATGTGTCAATGCTAAAGTTTCAAGATAAGTTGCATTCACATGAGTACTTTCATAGAGCTGCAGCAGGAGCTATCAG ATGCTATATGAAGTTgcatgattctccaatcaaagcAACAACAGAAGAGGGTGATGAAATGTCAAAGTTGCCTCCTTCACAAAGGAAGAAACTGAGACAAAAACAGAAAAAAGCTGAAGCCCGTGCAAAAAAA GAGGCTGAAGAAAAAACTGAGGAGGAAGCTTTTTCTGGCACATCAAAACCTGGCAAGAGACAACATACCAGACCAGTTGATTTAGATCCTCATGGGGAAAAGTTATTGCAG GTTGAGGATCCATTATTGGAAGCTACAAAATATTTGAAGTTGCTCCAAAATAACTCAGCAAGCTCATTGGCAACACATATACTTTCTTTTGAGCTAAACATGAGAAAACAAAAGATTTTACTTGCTTTTCAG GCTGTCAAGCAGCTACTTAAGTTGGATGAGAATAATCCTGATTGCCACAGGTGCTTG ATAAGATTCTTTGATAAGGTTAGCAGCTTTCCTGCCCCAGTGACAGACTCAGAGATACTGATTCGGAATGTCTTAGAAGCAGAACTACCAAAAATAAG TCAGTTGCATGGGAGGTCACTTGTTGAAGTTAACCAATCTTTCCTTGAGAAGCACAAAG ATTCTTTGATGCATAGAGCTGCAGCTGCAGAAATGCTACTTGTTCTGGAGCCAGAAAAGAAGCTTGAGGCAATTAAGCTAATTGAAGATTCAACAAATAAACTGGCACCAGT GAATGGGGCGCTTGGTCCAGTCAGGGAATGGAAACTTGAAGACTGTATTGCAGTCCACAAATTGCTCGAAACAGTCTTTATCGATGAAGATGCTGCTTCCA GATGGAAAGCACGATGTGTAGAATATTTTCCATACTCGACATATTTTGGAGGCTGCAGGAGCTCAGCTGTTGCTTTTTCTGTAAATCATAACATACAGAACGCACCAGAAAATGGAGTTCTGGCCTATCAAGAAGCTAAAAGTGAAGAGTCCCATTCGTTGAATGGAAAATTGCATGCCTTTAAGGACCTTACCATTTAA
- the LOC105047744 gene encoding N-terminal acetyltransferase A complex auxiliary subunit NAA15 isoform X3, which yields MFGLPRKTVYGDGMEMWFGANGGGVRVALVANRGLYIWRTKALQCSVSKAIEILEAYEGTLEDDYPPDNERYEHGEMLLYKISLLEECGLLEKALEEMQKKEAKIVDKLAYKEQMASILVKLGFLEEGEKVYRSLLFMNSDNYRYFIGLQKCLGLYSENGQYTSDEIERLDALYKSLKEQYSWSSAVKRIPLDYLEGDKFWEAADCYVRPLLTKGVPSLFSDLSPLYDHSGKASILEELLLQLEDSIRMTGSFPGRTQKEPPSTLMWTLLLVSQHYDRRGQHDIALAKLDEAIEHTPTAIDLYSVKGRILKHAGDLAAAASLADEARSMDLADRYLNSECVMRMLQADQVGLAERTAVLFTKDGDQHNNLHDMQCMWYELASGESYFRQGDLGRALKKFLAVEKHYADMTEDQFDFHSYCLRKMTLRAYVSMLKFQDKLHSHEYFHRAAAGAIRCYMKLHDSPIKATTEEGDEMSKLPPSQRKKLRQKQKKAEARAKKEAEEKTEEEAFSGTSKPGKRQHTRPVDLDPHGEKLLQVEDPLLEATKYLKLLQNNSASSLATHILSFELNMRKQKILLAFQAVKQLLKLDENNPDCHRCLIRFFDKVSSFPAPVTDSEILIRNVLEAELPKISQLHGRSLVEVNQSFLEKHKDSLMHRAAAAEMLLVLEPEKKLEAIKLIEDSTNKLAPVRNGALGPVREWKLEDCIAVHKLLETVFIDEDAASRWKARCVEYFPYSTYFGGCRSSAVAFSVNHNIQNAPENGVLAYQEAKSEESHSLNGKLHAFKDLTI from the exons ATGTTTGGTCTTCCACGGAAGACGGTATATGGAGACGGGATGGAAATGTGGTTCGGGGCCAACGGAGGTGGTGTACGGGTTGCACTCGTGGCAAATAGAGGGTTGTACATATGGCGGACGAAGGCACTGCAATGCAG TGTTTCAAAGGCGATAGAAATCTTAGAGGCTTATGAAGGGACACTAGAAGATGATTATCCTCCAGACAACGAGCGCTATGAACATGGAGAAATGCTTTTGTATAAG ATATCTTTGTTAGAGGAATGTGGATTGCTCGAAAAAGCACTTGAGGAAATGCAAAAGAAAGAGGCTAAAATT GTGGACAAATTAGCGTACAAGGAACAAATGGCGTCTATACTAGTGAAACTTGGTTTCCTAGAGGAAGGAGAGAAAGTATATAGGTCCCTGCTCTTTATGAATTCTGACAATTATAG GTACTTTATAGGCCTGCAAAAATGCCTTGGTTTATATTCTGAAAATGGTCAATATACATCTGATGAAATTGAAAGATTAGATGCATTGTATAAATCACTTAAGGAGCAATACAGTTGGTCATCTGCTGTTAAG CGAATACCACTTGATTATTTAGAAGGTGACAAATTTTGGGAGGCAGCAGACTGCTATGTTAGGCCTCTATTAACTAAG GGGGTTCCTTCATTGTTCTCTGATCTTAGCCCCTTGTATGACCACTCTGGCAAG GCAAGCATTCTTGAAGAGTTATTACTTCAGCTGGAAGATTCAATTAGAATGACTGGATCCTTTCCTGGAAG GACACAAAAGGAGCCTCCTTCAACTCTTATGTGGACTCTGCTTTTGGTTTCCCAG CATTATGACAGGCGGGGTCAACATGATATTGCACTAGCTAAACTTGATGAGGCTATAGAACACACTCCAACCGCTATTGATTTGTACTCTGTCAAG GGAAGAATATTAAAACATGCAGGTGATTTAGCTGCTGCTGCTTCTTTGGCAGATGAAGCGAGGTCTATGGATCTCGCTGACCGTTACTTAAACAGTGAATGTGTCATGCGTATGCTTCAAGCTGATCAG GTTGGGTTAGCTGAGAGGACAGCTGTGTTATTTACCAAGGATGGAGATCAGCACAATAACCTGCATGACATGCAGTGCATGTG GTATGAACTTGCTTCTGGCGAGAGTTACTTTCGCCAAGGTGATCTTGGGCGAGCTCTGAAAAAGTTCTTGGCTGTTGAGAAGCATTATGCAGACATGACTGAGGATCAATTTGACTTCCATTCTTATTGTCTGCGTAAAATGACTCTGCGTGCTTATGTGTCAATGCTAAAGTTTCAAGATAAGTTGCATTCACATGAGTACTTTCATAGAGCTGCAGCAGGAGCTATCAG ATGCTATATGAAGTTgcatgattctccaatcaaagcAACAACAGAAGAGGGTGATGAAATGTCAAAGTTGCCTCCTTCACAAAGGAAGAAACTGAGACAAAAACAGAAAAAAGCTGAAGCCCGTGCAAAAAAA GAGGCTGAAGAAAAAACTGAGGAGGAAGCTTTTTCTGGCACATCAAAACCTGGCAAGAGACAACATACCAGACCAGTTGATTTAGATCCTCATGGGGAAAAGTTATTGCAG GTTGAGGATCCATTATTGGAAGCTACAAAATATTTGAAGTTGCTCCAAAATAACTCAGCAAGCTCATTGGCAACACATATACTTTCTTTTGAGCTAAACATGAGAAAACAAAAGATTTTACTTGCTTTTCAG GCTGTCAAGCAGCTACTTAAGTTGGATGAGAATAATCCTGATTGCCACAGGTGCTTG ATAAGATTCTTTGATAAGGTTAGCAGCTTTCCTGCCCCAGTGACAGACTCAGAGATACTGATTCGGAATGTCTTAGAAGCAGAACTACCAAAAATAAG TCAGTTGCATGGGAGGTCACTTGTTGAAGTTAACCAATCTTTCCTTGAGAAGCACAAAG ATTCTTTGATGCATAGAGCTGCAGCTGCAGAAATGCTACTTGTTCTGGAGCCAGAAAAGAAGCTTGAGGCAATTAAGCTAATTGAAGATTCAACAAATAAACTGGCACCAGT CAGGAATGGGGCGCTTGGTCCAGTCAGGGAATGGAAACTTGAAGACTGTATTGCAGTCCACAAATTGCTCGAAACAGTCTTTATCGATGAAGATGCTGCTTCCA GATGGAAAGCACGATGTGTAGAATATTTTCCATACTCGACATATTTTGGAGGCTGCAGGAGCTCAGCTGTTGCTTTTTCTGTAAATCATAACATACAGAACGCACCAGAAAATGGAGTTCTGGCCTATCAAGAAGCTAAAAGTGAAGAGTCCCATTCGTTGAATGGAAAATTGCATGCCTTTAAGGACCTTACCATTTAA